From one Bos indicus x Bos taurus breed Angus x Brahman F1 hybrid chromosome 7, Bos_hybrid_MaternalHap_v2.0, whole genome shotgun sequence genomic stretch:
- the JUNB gene encoding transcription factor jun-B, producing MCTKMEQPFYHDDSYAAAGYGRTPGGLSLHDYKLLKPSLALNLSDPYRNLKAPGARGPGPEGNGGGSYFSSQGSDTGASLKLASSELERLIVPNSNGVITTTPTPPGQYFYPRGGGSGGGAGGAGGGVTEEQEGFADGFVKALDDLHKMNHVTPPNVSLGASGGPPAGPGGVYAGPEPPPVYTNLSSYSPASAPSGGAGAAVGTGSSYPTATISYLPHAPPFAGGHPAQLGLGRGASAFKEEPQTVPEARSRDATPPVSPINMEDQERIKVERKRLRNRLAATKCRKRKLERIARLEDKVKTLKAENAGLSSTAGLLREQVAQLKQKVMTHVSNGCQLLLGVKGHAF from the coding sequence ATGTGCACTAAAATGGAACAGCCCTTCTACCACGACGACTCATACGCAGCAGCGGGATACGGCCGGACCCCAGGCGGCCTCTCTCTACACGACTACAAACTCCTGAAACCCAGCCTGGCGCTCAACCTGTCAGACCCCTACCGAAATCTCAAAGCACCCGGTGCGCGGGGTCCCGGCCCAGAGGGCAACGGCGGAGGCAGCTACTTTTCCAGCCAGGGTTCGGACACAGGCGCGTCGCTCAAGCTCGCCTCATCGGAGCTGGAGCGCCTAATCGTCCCCAACAGCAACGGCGTGATCACGACGACGCCCACGCCCCCGGGACAGTACTTTTACCCCCGCGGGGGTGGCAGCGGTGGAGGTGCGGGGGGCGCAGGGGGCGGCGTCACTGAGGAGCAGGAAGGCTTCGCCGACGGCTTTGTAAAAGCGCTGGACGACCTGCACAAGATGAACCACGTGACGCCCCCCAACGTGTCCCTGGGCGCCAGCGGGGGCCCCCCAGCCGGGCCCGGGGGCGTCTACGCCGGCCCGGAGCCGCCTCCAGTCTACACCAACCTCAGCAGCTATTCTCCGGCCTCTGCGCCCTCCGGAGGAGCCGGGGCCGCCGTTGGGACAGGGAGCTCGTACCCGACGGCCACCATCAGCTACCTCCCACACGCGCCGCCCTTCGCCGGCGGCCACCCGGCGCAGCTAGGCCTGGGCCGTGGCGCCTCCGCCTTCAAGGAGGAACCGCAGACCGTGCCTGAGGCGCGCAGCCGCGATGCCACGCCGCCGGTGTCCCCCATCAACATGGAAGACCAGGAGCGCATCAAAGTAGAGCGCAAGCGGCTGCGAAACCGGCTGGCGGCCACCAAGTGCCGGAAGCGGAAGCTGGAGCGCATCGCGCGCCTGGAGGACAAGGTGAAGACACTCAAGGCCGAGAACGCGGGGCTGTCCAGCACTGCCGGCCTCCTCCGGGAGCAGGTGGCCCAGCTCAAACAGAAGGTCATGACCCACGTCAGCAACGGCTGCCAACTGCTGCTTGGGGTCAAGGGACACGCCTTCTGA